TTAGGCTCAGTTGATTCTGATTTTATAATTTCGGAAAAACCGACAATACCAGATAAAGGTGTTCTAATATCATGACGCATATTGGCAAGAAATGCTGTTTTGGCATGGTTAGCTACTTCGGCTGCTTCTTTAGCTTGATGAAGTTCCATTTCAATTTTTTTTAAACGAGAAATATCAATGGTGTTGCCTATGATGCCAATGATTTTGCCGTCTTTATCCCATAGAGGTCTTTTAGTTGATAGCAGAGTGACTATTTCTCCGGAAGGTAAATGGGCTAGTTCTTCTCTAGAGAGCTCAGCTCCTTTTTTCATGACCTCTAGCTCAGTTTGTCTGTACCCACTTGCCGATTTTTGATCAAAGAGTTGATAGTCTGTTTTTCCAATAACTTGTTTTTTATCGATCTCATTAATGAATCCTAGTCTATATAAGCTTTCAACACAGCGGGTATTTAATCCAAGCCACACACCTTTTGTGTCTTTCCAATAGATATCTCCAGGAAGAGTATCTACTAAATTTTTTAACTGAAAATTCTCTGCGGACAATTCTTCAATTTTATGATTCAGCTTTTGAATAGTCTTTTTATATTCCAATTCGGAACAAGATTTATGCGCACTATTTGGTTTTGTCATGTATTGAAGCCTTGGGGTAAGTAAGTTTTGTTTCGCTATAACAAGTATAGTCAATAACCCATTTCCCGTTCATGTTGATTTTTATATAGGTCATATGGTTTTTTAATAAACTGCAATTGACGATAATTTGATTAAATGGTATCGTATTTCGCCAATAAAAATGTTTGTTTGTATGATGTTAACTCCAAATGGTCAGACTGCCAATAAGATAGAAAAAGTGATGTTGCTCGCTTTGTGGGCTAATGCTTTGAAAGAAGAAAAAGAACTTCAGGATCCTGTTACAACTAAAAAGCTAATTGCAGCTGGAATGGGAAAACCCACATACCCTATTAATGCTCAAACTATTACATCCTATCTTTCTTACTGGCAAAAATTAAAGGATTTAAGACAACAAGAGCGCCTTAATCCAGAGGAAATGCAAGAAAGTACAGCCATTGATTATGGAGATCCTCGCGGTGATAAAATACCACGGACTATGATGGCTGAGAGCATGTCCGCATGGTATGAGTCCGAGATTGGTCCAGAACATATCCTATTTACCGTAGGGGGCATAGGCGCTTTGCGGACTTTATTTGAAACATTCAATACCCACTACGAAGAGATACCAGGTTATAGAATTATTACCCCTTTTCCTCATTATAGTGCGTATGCTAATAATCCATTACATCGGTTACATCCTGTTGATGTCATGAAAGAACCCGGTTATAAATTGACCGCGGAAGCATTAGAAAAGGCTATTGAAGAGGCTTATCTTTTAGCAGAAACTGATCAGGGATGGCCAAAAGCTATTTTAATCTGTAATCCATCTAACCCCTTAGGGACTATTATTGATGAGGCAGAATTACAAAAAATAGCAAACGTATTGCGCTGTTATCCTGAGCTACATCTTATTTTTGATGAGGCTTATACAGAAATGGCGTATAAGGAAATGCCGTCATTTTTGAAGATTGCTCCGGATTTAAAACATAGAACTATCATCATGCGTTCTGCAACCAAAGCCTTATCAGCTGCTGGTGAACGTATGGCGGTGCTTTTGGTTTTTGACTCAATTTTAATGAATGAACTACTTAATAAAAATATTAGCTATTTTATTCATGCTCCTCGCTCGGCGCAAATCGCTTATGCACAAACAATGAAGCATTTTAATGCTGAAGAGAAAGCAAAACTGGCTGATTTTTATAAAAAGAAAGTGGACTATGTCATCCATCGTTTACAGACTATGGGAGCTGCCATGCCAGATTCCCAGTATGAAGTCGAAGCAACATTCTATGCTTTAGCCGATTTTAGTGACCTATTCGATTTGGAATTGCCCAGAGAAGCCCAAAGGGCGCTACAGAAAACAGGCAGAGTAAGTACTGGGGAAGAATTGTCTTACTACTTATTATTTAAAGATGCAGTAATGATTGCCCCTTTATCTTATTTTGGATTAGCAAAAGATTGTGGCTTTATGCGTATTACTTGTAGTGCTACTGAGGATGAATTAAAAGACTTGATGGATAGATTGGAGTTGCGTTTATCTATAGCAAGAACGAATAAGAAATTAGCTTTAATGGAGCAAATCCAGCAGAAGCTCCCTGAATTGCAGAAGAAAGATCCTTTTATTTTCACGGCATTAAACAAAAAAATAATGCACTATACCCAAGGGGCCGATAATTGTCTGACTCTAAAAACGAAAAATAAGGTATTAAAGAAACTTTATTTTATCATGATGAGTCACTTAGAGATTCAGGATGAAATTATTAGTGCCTCGACTTTTTCGGAGCAAATGGCGTGATCTTGGGGGCTATTTAGAGATAATTAGTTTTTAAGTCACGCTCTACCAAATAAGAAATAATGATGATAAAGTCTTGTAACAGAAGATTTTATTCTCAGGCATTGACGGCTCAGTTCAATCAGTTATCTATCGAAAATAAAGACTAACTCTATTGAGCATAGGGATTGATGCAAATCTATTGAGTTTCCATTTTTGGATGAAATAGTTTTATATAGGGAAATATTAGCGCATATGTTAAAGTTTTTTACCCTTATAGCTTGCTTGCTCCTCGGTGCATGTATGATGGTCGGTCCTAATTATAAGGAACCGAAAAAGCAAGTGGCCCAGCATTGGCCTAAAAAAGACGCATCAGTTAAAGAAGCCCCATTTGTAAATGCCAAATGGTGGAAAGTCTTCCACGATCCTGTGTTGACTTCTGTAATCAATAAGGGTTACGAGAACAACTTATCCTTGCAAAGTGCAGGGGTTAAAGTACTTCAGACAAGAGCTCAACTGGCACAAGCAACGGGGCAGTTGTATCCCCAGCAGCAAGCTTTGATGGGTAATTATAACTATAATCGAATCGGTGGTGGACAATTCCAGTCTGTTTTACCGCAAACATTTGATACTGCTCTATTGGGTTTTACTTCAACCTGGGAAATCGACTTTTGGGGAAAATACCGCCGCGCCATTCAGTCTAATAATGCTGCTTTTTTAGCTTCATTTGCGGCTTATGATAATGCTTTAGTCACACTCACTGCAGATATTGCCAGTATCTATATTAAGATTCGTACTCTTGAAACCAAAATCAAGGTGACTAAAGCCAATATACAAGTACAAACAATCGGTTTAAAAATAGCTACCGCACGCCACAATGCAGGACAAACAGGTCTTGTCGATGTGGAACAGGCTCAGGCGGAACTTTCTGAAACTCAAGCAAGTTTGCCTTCGTTAGTCAATGAATTACAACGACAACAAGATGCATTGGCTGTCTTATTAGGAACTGTTCCCAATGGAGCGAATGATCTATTACGTAAAAGTCGTGGTATTCCTAAGGCGCCTATGACTATAGCCGTAGGTATTCCCAAAGAGGCCTTAGCAAAGAGGCCTGACATTTACCAAGCTCGCGAGGAGGCTATTGCACAATCTGAGGCTATAGGCGCCGCTAAGGCGAATCTTTTCCCCGCTCTTTCATTGGCTGGAACCTTTGTCTTTAGTTCAAACAGTGTTGGTAGTAATTCGATAACTGATCTGTTTCAGTGGCAAAATAGAGCAATAACTGCTGGACCAACAATGACTTGGCCAATATTGAACTACGGTCAAATCACCAACTCCGTACGTGCTCAGGACGCGGCGTTTCAACAGGCGTTATTAAACTACATGAATTTAGTGCTTAAAGCACAACAAGAAGTGCAGGATAATATTAGTGGTTACATTGAAGCCAAAAAGGCAGAACATTATCTGATTCAAGCCAATAATGCAGCAAAAGAAACCCTCAAATTAACACTGATTCGCTATAAAGAAGGGGAAACAGATTTTACGCCGGTGCTTAATGCCGAACAACAATTATTGCGCATTCAAACTTCTCTAGCTAATGCTCAAGGGGATATTCCTCAAGCTGTAGTAGCACTTTATCGTTCACTGGGTGGCGGTTGGCAAATTCGCGATGGCAATGATATTGTTCCTACAGAAATAAAAGAGGAAATGGCAAAACGTACTAATTGGGGCAGTTTATTAAAGCAAGAAAATCATGAGCCTGCTTTAACCAAGAAACAGGAATTTAAACAACTTTATCTACCAAGATGGTAAACAGTATGAATTTTGATAAAAATCCAAAACAAGTCAAAATAGCAGGGATGGTTGTTATTGGTTTATTTCTGCTTTATTTGATAGTTCATCACTTTTCAAAACCCAAAGGCCCTGAAATTCCTATTCCTGCTGTGACCGTTCAAAAACCCGTAATGGCTGAAATGGTTGAGTACGTGACTCAAACGGGAACTACTGTAGCGTTTAACTCGGTTAATTTGGTTGCTCGTGTTGAAGGCTATTTAGAGCAAATAGAATTTACTGATGGAACTTATGTTAAAAAGGGTAAAGAACTCTTTGTTATTCAGCCTAAACCCTATCTAGAAAAATTAAAAGCGGCTCAGGCCGCTGTAGCTGCGCACAAGGCTGCCAGTGCTTATGATAAATCAGAATATGCCCGCCAGAAACGAATGTATAGCCAAAATGCAACTTCGTTAAATAGTGTGGAAGTATGGTTAGCAAAGATGCATGAGTCTGATGCCGAAGTGGATAAGGCAATAGCTGATGCAGAGATAGCGGCTATTAATTACAGTTATACTCGTGTATTAGCACCATTTGATGGACGTATTGGACGTCATCTTGTTGATGTCGGCAATTTAGTGGGTAATGGGGCTGCTACTGTTTTAGCTACTATAGATCAAGTTGATACCCTTTATGTTTATTTTAATCTTAATGAGCTTGATTTACTTAGATTGCGCCAAGCCGCGCGTGCTCAAGGGGTTACAGCCAAAGATATTAATCAAGTCACTGTTGATGTCAGTTTGCAAAATGAGGCGGAATTTAACCATAAAGCAAAACTTGATTTCATTAACACGGGATTAAATGCTTCAACTGGAACAATGGAGTTGCGCGCATTATTAGATAATAAGGAACATCTATTTGTGCCTGGTCTTTTTGTTCAGGTACGAGTCCCTATTAGTAAGCCGGCAAAACAATTGACCGTACCTGACACAGCCTTACTTTATGACCAAATCGGTCCTTACTTATTAGTGGTTGATAAAAATAATGTGGTTGTATTGAAACGCGTAATACTAGGCGGTGTGGAATTGGGAGTGAGGGCAATTACTCAAGGGATAGAGGCTCAAGATAATATAATTGTTGCTGGGTTACAAAATGCAACTCCTGGAAATAAAGTGCAAGCTCAAGAACAAAAAAAGAATGAGGAAAAAAAAGTTAAATAGGGTTGGGGTTTTTGAGCTGTAATTGTAGGTTTGACCGTTGGTCCATAATCGATAGACTAAGGAGTAAACGCGATAGCTTTCCCCCTCTCCCTAACCCTCTCCCTCGAGGGAGAGGGAATAAGAAGTAGAAAAATAATTCGCGGCACGAAAAGACCCCTCGCCCGCGCAAGGGATCTTGTTTGGCAATCGATAATAAATCGCGAGAGGTTAGGGGGAGGCCCTAGCCCGGCCAAGAGTGTTAAATTGGGTAAGTGTTCTCGAAGGCGAGGGGATAAGTAATATGGCACGAAAAGTTCCCTCGCCCGCGCAAGGGATCTTGTTTGGCAATCGATAATAAATCGCGGGAGGTTAGGGAGAGGCCTTAGCCCGGCAAAGAGTGTTAAATTGGGTAAGTGTTCTCGAAGGCGAGGGGATAAGTAATATGGCACGAAAAGTTCCCTCGCCCGCGCAAGGGATCTTGTTTGGTAATCGATAATAAATCGCGGGAGAGGGTTAGGGAGAGGGCTTCCTTCATAGTTAATGTAGGTTGATCCAAGGAGTTAAAGTTTAGTACGACGATGACTCCATAAATTAACAACAATGCATCACAGGATAAGTGAGAAAGAAGAAGAATGATTTCTAAATTTTTTATTGAACGGCCAATATTAGCGAATGTGATTGCGCTCTTCCTAGTTCTTGTTGGGTTAGTCGCCATCATTGTATTACCCGTTTCACAGTATCCCGCCATAGTACCACCAACTATCCAAGTGACTACCACTTATCCAGGAGCTGATGCTAAAACTCTAATTGAGACAGTCGCTCTTCCTATCGAGCAGCAGGTCAATGGCGTGGAAAAAATGCTCTATATGCAATCCACCAGTACTAATGGCGGAACCTATACACTGATTGTAACTTTTGCTATTGGTACCGATCTCAATTTTGCTCAAGTATTAGTACAAAACCGCGTCCAAGCGGCTATGGCTCAATTACCTATGGCTGTGCAACAACAGGGGGTCGTTGTCCAGCAAAAATCTACGGCTATTCTGCAATTTATTACCTTAACTTCAAAAAATAATGAATATGATGGCTTGTTTTTGAATAACTATGCGGTAATTAATATGCAGGATGAATTGGCGCGTTTGGATGGCGTTGGTAATGTACTTGTTTTTGGAACAGGTAGTTACGCCATGCGGATATGGCTTAATCCACAGAAAATGCTTGCCTTTGGTTTGAATCCCAAAGACGTATTGAATGCTATCAGTAAGCAAAACAAGGCTATATCGGCAGGACAGGTAGCAGGGCCACCAATTGTAGGTAAACAAGCTTATCAATTTACTGTTAATGTACCTGGTCAATTAGTCGATCCGGACGAATTTGCTAACATAATAATCAAATCCAATCCTACGCAAGCCAATCAATCCGCTAATTCCAATACTACGGCCCAAATCGTACGAATAAAAGATGTAGGGAGGGTCGAGTTAGGTTCTTCAAGCTATAACCAATTGGCAAAGTTAAATAATAAACCAACAGCTGCTATTGGGATTTACCAACTTCCCGGAGCTAATGCGCTGCAAGTTGCGGAAAATGTACGGAAAATAGTGGAAAAAATGGCTAAAAAATTTCCACCTGGACTGCAATATTCAATTCCATTTGATACGACTATTTTCGTAAAGGCATCTGTTGATGAGGTCTATAAAACACTGTTTGAAGCAGGTATTTTGGTTTTAATAGTTATTCTCGCCTTTTTGCAAAACTATCGCGCTACTTTGGTACCTACTACTACTGTTCCTGTGACCATAATTGGTGCATTTTTTGCCATGCTTCTCTTGGGTTACTCCATTAACCTATTAACTTTATTTGCCTTGGTCTTAGCGATAGGTATAGTCGTGGATGATGCGATTGTTATCGTCGAGGGGGTAACTCAGCATATTGAAAGAGGAACATCGCCAAAAGAGTCAGCCATTCAGGCGATGAGTGAGTTATTAGGGCCTATTATCGGTATCACTCTAGTTCTCATGGCTGTATTCGTGCCAGCGGGGTTTATGCCAGGGTTAACTGGTGCTATGTACGCACAATTTGCTTTGGTGATTGCTGCTACAGCCTTTATTAGTGCTATTAATGCTATGACTTTGAAGCCAACACAGTGTGCTTTATGGCTTAAACCAGTTGATCCCCAGAAAAAGAAAAATTTCGTGTTTCGTGCTTTTGATAAAATTTATTACCCTATTGAAAATAGGTATCTAAGTTTCATCGATAAGCTCGTTCACCAGAATAAATCGGTCTCTTTAGTTGGTGGTTTCTTAGTTTTATTAGCTATTTTTGGTTTGTCCCAAATTCCTACAGGTTTTCTTCCTATTGAAGATCAGGGCTATGCCATGATGAGTGTTCAATTACCTGACGGTGCTACATTAGACCGTACGGAAACACTGATGCGTAATCTGAGTGACAAAGTATCTAAAATTCCAGGGATTGATAATGTGATAACCATTGATGGTATTTCGCTTTTAGATAACAGCGCCACCCTTGCCAATGCTGGCGCTCTTTATATCATATTTAAAGATTGGAGCGTTAGGGGAAAAGATGAAGACTTGCTGTCGCTTTATAACAAACTTAATGATATTGCGCAAAAGACATTAGATGCCAAAGTGTTAGTTATGGTACCGCCACCTATTCAAGGGTTAGGAGCTGCGGGTGGATTCCAGATGCAGGTTGAGTTACAAGATGGTTCTTTTGATTATCGTAAATTGCAAATTGCTACAGACCAATTAATTCATTATGCCAGTATGCAACCAGAATTAAGTAGACTAATGACTTCCTTTAGAGCGTCTGTCCCTCAGCTTTATGCACCTATAGACCGATATAAAGCGGAATCATTAGGTGTCGAAGTAGGTGATGCATCAGATACACTACAAACATATCTTGGGTCATCTTATGTAAACCTTTTTACAAAATTTGGTCAGGTATTTCAGGTTTATGTTCAAGCAGATGCCAATTCACGGATGACGGTTGAGGATGTACGCAACTATTATGTTAGAAATAAATCCGGCGGCATGGTTCCAATAGGAACTCTTACTGATTTCCATCCCGCTATTGGCCCTTCTATTATTTCTCTTTATAACCTTTATCCTTCGAGTAATATTTATGGGATGTCATCTAAAGGTTACAGTTCTGGGCAAGCTATTGCTAAATTAGAAAGCATAGCTAATCAAGTGTTGCCAGCAGGTATGTCTTTTGAATGGACTAGTACTGCTTATCAGGAAAAAGTAGCGGGTAACTTAAGTTATTATATTTTCATTTTGTCATTGGTTTTGGTGTATTTGATTTTAGCCGGACAGTATGAAAACTGGGTTACTCCCGCAGCCATCTTATTTAGTGTGCCTTTGGCATTATTAGGCACGGTATTGGCTTTATCTTCTCTCGGTGTTGCCAATAATATATATACTCAGATTGGTATTTTACTATTGATTGCGTTAGCCGCTAAAAATGCGATCTTAATTGTGGAAGTAGCACGAGAATATAGGTTAATTCATAAAAAGACTATTATGGAGTCTGCATTATTGGGGGCAAAAACACGTTTTCGCCCTATTTTGATGACTTCATTTGCTTTTATTCTAGGGGTACTACCACTAGTATTTGCAACAGGGGCAGGCGCTAATTCACGTCGCTCTATTGGAATTGCGGTATGCAGCGGTATGCTTGCCTCTACTTGTTTGGCTGTGGTATTTGTGCCGGCTTTTTATGTGATGCTACAAACTTGGGAAGAAAACTGGAAGGCTAGGAAAGCTAGGAAAGCAGTACGTCCGCAAGCGGATCTAAACTAAAAGCCTATAGGAACTTTGCCAATTAATACCAGGATTAAATAGATGACTAATAGGAGCCCTAGAAGACCGCTTGGTCCATAGCCCCAGTCCTTAGTGTATCCCCAATAAGGTAATCCTCCTAGAAAAGATAGGAGTAATAAAACCAATAAAACGGTACCCAGCATGATGTCTTCCTGGAGGAGCTTTCACCTAAATTATAGTTCAAATCAACAGATTTCGAGATGGTGTTTATTCAAATGTAGCCTTGATGCAGTGCAGCATAATCAAGGTCTATTCGTTGAACATGGATTCCAAGTAAGGAAAGACTCATGCTGACAAACCGTTCCGCAGAAAAAGAATTAATGGATCTTGGGGGGGATTTTTATACTCAAGAAGAATATGAGCAATGTTTAAAGCAATTATTTAAAATAAATAAAATAACCGGTATTTTCGGTCATACAGTAAAATTACTTAAAAAATTTCCTAAAAATAGTTCTATTAGCGATGTAGGTTGTGGTGGGGGATTATTTCTCTTGCATCTTAGTAAATATTATCCCGACATGGAGATGCTGGGAATGGATATTTCAAAAGAAGCCATAGTCATTGCAAAAAATGAATTAGAGCAATGGAAAAAAGGCAATGAAACCATCAATGTTCGCTTTGCATTACAAGAGGGGAATGAGCTAGGACTATCACCTGATAGTAGTGACGTTATTTTATTAAATTTGGTATGTCATCACCTCGAAGATGAAGAATTAATTACTTTTTTAAAAAAGGCAGTTAAGTCTGTTCGTGTTGGGCTAATTATTAATGATTTGCATAGAAATAAAGTGGCCTACTGGGCATACAAGTTACTATGCCCTTTATTTTTCCGGAATAGACTAATCAGAAACGATGGATTAGTTTCCATTGAAAGAAGCTTCACCCGTCAAGAGCTCGCTTATCTTCTACGGCGTGCCGATATTTATAATTATCAAATCAAATGGTGCTTTCCGTTCCGATGGAGTGTTGTAGTGTGGAAAAAATAATTACGTCTTTTGATGCGCTCATTGTTGGAGGCGGCCCTGCTGGGTCAACTACCGCTATACTTCTCGCTCAAGCAGGTTGGTCTGTTGGACTTGTTGAGAAAAAAATTTTTCCACGCTCAAAAGTTTGTGGTGAATTTATATCCGTCACTAATCTCGACTTGCTACGCCAATTAGGTCTTGCTGATTTCTATCTTGCTGCCAGTGGCCCTGAAATAAAACGAGTGGGATTATTTGCAGGAGATTCAGTTTTGACAACAAAGATGCCTGCGGAAAATAGTGCTTTGAAAAAGTGGGGGAGAGCATTTGGTAGAGATCATCTTGATTTTACATTGCTTAATAGGGCGAAACAGCTTGGTGTTGCTTTATGGCAGCCTGGTGTTGTGCAGAACATGCAACAGAAACAAGGGGTACATGTATGTACTGTGGACTGCAATGGTGAAATAAAAGAAATTTCTGCGCGCTTTTTAATAATGGCTTGCGGGTCTTGGGAAGGAAGCAACACTCAACTCAATACACTTTTACATAAGCCTTCTGATCTTTTGGCATTCAAAACTCATTTTAGAAATACAGGGCTTGATAGCGATTTGATGCCTCTTATTGCCTTTCCTGGAGGATATGGTGGGCTGGTACATAGTGATCGTGGACGAGTATCCCTTTCTTTTTGTATTCGTAGAGATGTATTACAACAAGTGAGAAAATTGTATCCTGGAATGCAAGCAGGGGAAGCTTCTTTATGTTATATAAAAAAATATTGTTTAGGCGTGCAAAAAGTATTGGAGCCTGCTCAACGTGAGGGTAGTTGGCTCGCTTGTGGACCTATTCGCCCTGGGATTCGTTATCGTTATTATCAGGGGATATTCTATATAGGTAACATTGCTGGTGAAGCACATCCTATTGTTGCTGAAGGAATCAGTATGGCAATGCAATCAGCATGGATCCTGGCTTCTACTTTGCTGCGACGGCAAGGAAAGTTGATGACCGAGGCCGAGCGCAATAAAGCAGGTGAAGAGTACAGCAAACAATGGTACAAGCATTTTGCAACTCGTATTCATGCTGCCGCGTTGTTTTCTCAGGTAGCTATGCGACCATGGTCGCAGGCTGTTATGATTCAATTAATCAAATACTTTCCTGGAATTCTAACTTATGGGGCAAAACTAAGCGGCAAAATAAAGCAAGTAGTACGCACGGAATTGACTGATATTATTGATAAGGATAACTAATGCAATCAAATATTATAGCCATTGGGGTGGCTAACCCACCATACAGACGGGCACAACATGAGGTTGCTGAACTAATTTGTGAGGGATTTCAGTTAAAGGCGGCTCAGAAAAAGGCATTGAAAGCCATTTATAAAGCTTCAGGAATTGAGTATAGGCATAGCGTGATTGCAGATTATGTTAAAGCCCCTGGCGACTTTCAATTTTTCCCTAATCATTATCAAGATACATTTCCCTCCACATCAGAACGGATGAAATTATATCAAAGCAGCGCGTTACCATTAGCTCTTGCTGCTATAAATAACTGTCTTAGTGCTGTCGAGGAGTTTAATAAGAAAGAAATCACTCACTTAATCACCATCAGTTGTACAGGCATGTATGCGCCAGGAATTGATATTGAAATCGTTCAGCAATTGGGTTTAAGTCCAACTACCAAGCGTACAGCCATAAATTTTATGGGGTGTTACGGTGCGTTTAATGGTTTAAAAGTTGCTGATGCCTTTTGCAAGGCGGAGCCTAATGCGAACGTCTTAATGGTTTGTGTTGAATTATGTTCTATACATTTTCAAAATGATTTCTCTCTAGAAAATGTGATTTCTAATGCCATTTTTGCTGATGGAGCTGCTGCCGTTTTGGTTCAAGGCCGACCGGCACAACAAAAACACTTCAAACTGGTATCGTTCCATACTGATTTAGTGCCTAACACAGAGCAAGAGATGGCATGGAGTATTGGTGATTATGGTTTTGATATGATTTTAAGCGCTTATGTTCCTAAAGTAATAAAATACGGTATTTCTACGTTTACGGAAAAACTGCTTAGCCAATCTAATTGGTCATTCAATGATATAGATTATTATGCCATTCATCCTGGTGGCCTGAAAATTCTTCAATCCTGCGAAGAGTCATTAAATATTTCCGTTGAAGATAATAAGTACTCTTATGAGGTATTACGCAACTTCGGCAATATGTCTTCAGCGACGGTGTTATTTGTTTTAAAGAACATTTGGGATGCATTAGATAAGAGCGCTCATAATAAAAATATATTCAGCTGCGCCTTTGGACCCGGATTGACTTTAGAATCCATGTTAATGAAAGCTTCTTTTTCTGCGTGAGTCAACGTCGCCCCATTCTGGAGTCAGTCGTAGCAACTATTGGATGCAGTTCAAGACAGTTGCGACACTGACTTCGGAACATACTATAATTTAGTATAGGATTTTTTCGAGGATGATCATGAAAAAAGATACTAAAAATGAGTATATTGGGATTATATC
This Legionella fallonii LLAP-10 DNA region includes the following protein-coding sequences:
- a CDS encoding pyridoxal phosphate-dependent aminotransferase, with amino-acid sequence MMLTPNGQTANKIEKVMLLALWANALKEEKELQDPVTTKKLIAAGMGKPTYPINAQTITSYLSYWQKLKDLRQQERLNPEEMQESTAIDYGDPRGDKIPRTMMAESMSAWYESEIGPEHILFTVGGIGALRTLFETFNTHYEEIPGYRIITPFPHYSAYANNPLHRLHPVDVMKEPGYKLTAEALEKAIEEAYLLAETDQGWPKAILICNPSNPLGTIIDEAELQKIANVLRCYPELHLIFDEAYTEMAYKEMPSFLKIAPDLKHRTIIMRSATKALSAAGERMAVLLVFDSILMNELLNKNISYFIHAPRSAQIAYAQTMKHFNAEEKAKLADFYKKKVDYVIHRLQTMGAAMPDSQYEVEATFYALADFSDLFDLELPREAQRALQKTGRVSTGEELSYYLLFKDAVMIAPLSYFGLAKDCGFMRITCSATEDELKDLMDRLELRLSIARTNKKLALMEQIQQKLPELQKKDPFIFTALNKKIMHYTQGADNCLTLKTKNKVLKKLYFIMMSHLEIQDEIISASTFSEQMA
- a CDS encoding efflux transporter outer membrane subunit, whose protein sequence is MLKFFTLIACLLLGACMMVGPNYKEPKKQVAQHWPKKDASVKEAPFVNAKWWKVFHDPVLTSVINKGYENNLSLQSAGVKVLQTRAQLAQATGQLYPQQQALMGNYNYNRIGGGQFQSVLPQTFDTALLGFTSTWEIDFWGKYRRAIQSNNAAFLASFAAYDNALVTLTADIASIYIKIRTLETKIKVTKANIQVQTIGLKIATARHNAGQTGLVDVEQAQAELSETQASLPSLVNELQRQQDALAVLLGTVPNGANDLLRKSRGIPKAPMTIAVGIPKEALAKRPDIYQAREEAIAQSEAIGAAKANLFPALSLAGTFVFSSNSVGSNSITDLFQWQNRAITAGPTMTWPILNYGQITNSVRAQDAAFQQALLNYMNLVLKAQQEVQDNISGYIEAKKAEHYLIQANNAAKETLKLTLIRYKEGETDFTPVLNAEQQLLRIQTSLANAQGDIPQAVVALYRSLGGGWQIRDGNDIVPTEIKEEMAKRTNWGSLLKQENHEPALTKKQEFKQLYLPRW
- a CDS encoding efflux RND transporter periplasmic adaptor subunit encodes the protein MNFDKNPKQVKIAGMVVIGLFLLYLIVHHFSKPKGPEIPIPAVTVQKPVMAEMVEYVTQTGTTVAFNSVNLVARVEGYLEQIEFTDGTYVKKGKELFVIQPKPYLEKLKAAQAAVAAHKAASAYDKSEYARQKRMYSQNATSLNSVEVWLAKMHESDAEVDKAIADAEIAAINYSYTRVLAPFDGRIGRHLVDVGNLVGNGAATVLATIDQVDTLYVYFNLNELDLLRLRQAARAQGVTAKDINQVTVDVSLQNEAEFNHKAKLDFINTGLNASTGTMELRALLDNKEHLFVPGLFVQVRVPISKPAKQLTVPDTALLYDQIGPYLLVVDKNNVVVLKRVILGGVELGVRAITQGIEAQDNIIVAGLQNATPGNKVQAQEQKKNEEKKVK
- a CDS encoding efflux RND transporter permease subunit — its product is MISKFFIERPILANVIALFLVLVGLVAIIVLPVSQYPAIVPPTIQVTTTYPGADAKTLIETVALPIEQQVNGVEKMLYMQSTSTNGGTYTLIVTFAIGTDLNFAQVLVQNRVQAAMAQLPMAVQQQGVVVQQKSTAILQFITLTSKNNEYDGLFLNNYAVINMQDELARLDGVGNVLVFGTGSYAMRIWLNPQKMLAFGLNPKDVLNAISKQNKAISAGQVAGPPIVGKQAYQFTVNVPGQLVDPDEFANIIIKSNPTQANQSANSNTTAQIVRIKDVGRVELGSSSYNQLAKLNNKPTAAIGIYQLPGANALQVAENVRKIVEKMAKKFPPGLQYSIPFDTTIFVKASVDEVYKTLFEAGILVLIVILAFLQNYRATLVPTTTVPVTIIGAFFAMLLLGYSINLLTLFALVLAIGIVVDDAIVIVEGVTQHIERGTSPKESAIQAMSELLGPIIGITLVLMAVFVPAGFMPGLTGAMYAQFALVIAATAFISAINAMTLKPTQCALWLKPVDPQKKKNFVFRAFDKIYYPIENRYLSFIDKLVHQNKSVSLVGGFLVLLAIFGLSQIPTGFLPIEDQGYAMMSVQLPDGATLDRTETLMRNLSDKVSKIPGIDNVITIDGISLLDNSATLANAGALYIIFKDWSVRGKDEDLLSLYNKLNDIAQKTLDAKVLVMVPPPIQGLGAAGGFQMQVELQDGSFDYRKLQIATDQLIHYASMQPELSRLMTSFRASVPQLYAPIDRYKAESLGVEVGDASDTLQTYLGSSYVNLFTKFGQVFQVYVQADANSRMTVEDVRNYYVRNKSGGMVPIGTLTDFHPAIGPSIISLYNLYPSSNIYGMSSKGYSSGQAIAKLESIANQVLPAGMSFEWTSTAYQEKVAGNLSYYIFILSLVLVYLILAGQYENWVTPAAILFSVPLALLGTVLALSSLGVANNIYTQIGILLLIALAAKNAILIVEVAREYRLIHKKTIMESALLGAKTRFRPILMTSFAFILGVLPLVFATGAGANSRRSIGIAVCSGMLASTCLAVVFVPAFYVMLQTWEENWKARKARKAVRPQADLN
- a CDS encoding DUF3309 family protein; this translates as MLGTVLLVLLLLSFLGGLPYWGYTKDWGYGPSGLLGLLLVIYLILVLIGKVPIGF
- a CDS encoding methyltransferase domain-containing protein encodes the protein MLTNRSAEKELMDLGGDFYTQEEYEQCLKQLFKINKITGIFGHTVKLLKKFPKNSSISDVGCGGGLFLLHLSKYYPDMEMLGMDISKEAIVIAKNELEQWKKGNETINVRFALQEGNELGLSPDSSDVILLNLVCHHLEDEELITFLKKAVKSVRVGLIINDLHRNKVAYWAYKLLCPLFFRNRLIRNDGLVSIERSFTRQELAYLLRRADIYNYQIKWCFPFRWSVVVWKK